A single region of the Gemella sp. zg-570 genome encodes:
- a CDS encoding ATP-dependent Clp protease ATP-binding subunit, with amino-acid sequence MYIRFNESALMVLTNAKEESKEFGLKAVGTEHLLLGILDMNNTLACKILNKYGVNYRDFKRDVEKFYEVELKGTEFFNNVMLRLDYTTGAVQTIEKSQAFADNTRSFVVTSEHLLLSLLNQKESTAVRILRDILIVHVQGLIEDLETSLKQNQGLFSKLFDTFRNIEEQEDTTSKTKLLNSLAKDLTKDAADKKLDPVLARDKEITRMIEILNRRTKNNPVLVGEPGVGKTAIVEGLAERIVLQNVPSNLIGKRVMVLDMATLLAGTKYRGEFEERLKNILKEIEEAGNIILFIDEIHTIIGAGGSEGSADASNILKPALSRGLIQVVGATTIEEYRKYFEKDAALERRFQPIKVEEPKNEDTIDILKGLRHKYEEHHNVEITDSAIEAAVKLSSRHVTDRFLPDKAIDLIDEASSKVKLRNYKSPEELKQYEEELNALNIEKDNAVSNQEFEIAAKKRDEINSVVSKIEKFKAIWQDNLAKHKIQITDEHIAEVLAAWTGIPVTKLTQTESEKLLNLEEILHKRVVGQDEAVVSLAKSVRRARSGFKDENRPIGSFIFLGPTGVGKTELAKSLSEALFGSEDNMIRIDMSEYMEPHSISRLIGTPPGYVGYDDAGQLSEQVRQKPYSVVLFDEIEKAHPSIFNILLQVLDDGRLTDSNGRLIDFRNTIIIMTSNVGVNELKDQKFVGFAGSESIKNDYKNIQNTMMEALKKQYRPEFLNRIDDIVVFKSLEKEELEKISLLMIEGLSKRLKDKDIEIKLTRKALDKIIEDGSIKEYGARPLRRSLQKNIEDLLSEEILKNPDLSGAVNIDYKKNKFVVKQK; translated from the coding sequence ATGTATATTAGATTTAATGAATCAGCTCTTATGGTTCTTACAAATGCCAAAGAAGAATCTAAAGAATTTGGTTTAAAAGCAGTTGGAACAGAACATCTATTATTAGGTATTTTAGATATGAACAACACTTTAGCTTGTAAAATTTTAAACAAGTATGGAGTTAATTATCGCGACTTTAAAAGAGATGTTGAAAAATTTTATGAAGTAGAACTTAAGGGGACAGAATTTTTCAATAATGTAATGTTACGTCTTGATTATACAACTGGAGCTGTACAAACAATAGAAAAAAGTCAAGCTTTTGCTGATAATACTAGAAGTTTTGTAGTTACCAGTGAGCATTTATTATTATCTTTATTAAATCAAAAAGAAAGCACAGCTGTTAGAATATTAAGAGATATATTAATTGTTCATGTACAAGGATTAATAGAAGATTTAGAAACTTCATTAAAACAGAATCAAGGATTATTTTCAAAATTATTTGATACCTTTAGAAATATAGAAGAACAAGAAGACACTACTTCAAAAACAAAACTTTTAAATTCTTTAGCTAAAGACTTAACAAAAGATGCAGCAGATAAAAAACTTGACCCTGTTCTTGCTCGTGATAAAGAAATTACCAGAATGATAGAAATACTGAATAGAAGAACAAAAAATAATCCTGTATTAGTTGGAGAACCTGGAGTAGGGAAAACAGCGATAGTTGAAGGTTTAGCAGAACGAATAGTATTACAAAATGTTCCGAGTAATTTAATAGGAAAACGTGTTATGGTTTTAGATATGGCAACACTACTAGCAGGAACAAAATATCGTGGAGAATTTGAAGAAAGATTAAAAAATATTCTTAAAGAAATAGAAGAAGCTGGGAATATAATTTTATTTATTGATGAAATTCACACTATAATCGGAGCTGGAGGCTCAGAAGGTAGTGCTGACGCTTCTAATATTTTAAAACCTGCCTTATCGAGAGGATTAATTCAAGTTGTAGGAGCAACAACCATAGAAGAATATCGTAAATATTTTGAAAAAGATGCAGCCTTAGAAAGAAGATTCCAACCTATCAAGGTAGAAGAACCAAAAAATGAAGATACAATAGATATTCTAAAAGGATTGCGTCATAAGTACGAAGAACATCATAATGTAGAAATAACTGATTCAGCTATTGAAGCAGCGGTTAAATTGAGTAGCAGACATGTTACAGATAGATTTTTACCAGACAAGGCAATAGATTTAATTGATGAGGCAAGTTCTAAAGTTAAACTACGCAACTACAAATCACCAGAAGAATTGAAGCAATATGAAGAAGAATTAAATGCTTTAAATATAGAAAAAGATAATGCAGTATCTAATCAAGAATTTGAAATAGCGGCTAAGAAAAGAGATGAAATAAATTCTGTTGTAAGTAAAATAGAAAAATTTAAGGCAATATGGCAAGATAATCTAGCAAAACACAAAATTCAAATTACAGATGAACACATTGCAGAAGTTCTTGCAGCTTGGACAGGCATACCTGTTACAAAATTAACGCAAACAGAAAGTGAAAAATTATTAAATCTTGAAGAAATTTTGCATAAGAGAGTTGTTGGTCAAGATGAAGCAGTTGTAAGTTTAGCAAAATCAGTGCGACGAGCAAGGAGTGGATTTAAAGATGAAAATAGACCGATAGGGAGTTTTATCTTCTTAGGGCCTACTGGTGTAGGTAAAACAGAATTAGCAAAAAGTTTATCAGAGGCTCTATTTGGTTCGGAAGATAATATGATAAGAATTGATATGAGTGAATATATGGAGCCTCATTCAATAAGTCGTCTTATAGGAACTCCCCCTGGATATGTTGGTTATGATGATGCTGGCCAATTATCTGAACAAGTTCGTCAAAAACCTTATTCAGTAGTTTTATTTGATGAAATAGAAAAAGCTCATCCATCAATTTTTAATATTTTACTACAAGTCTTAGATGACGGAAGATTAACTGATAGCAACGGCAGACTTATTGACTTTAGAAATACAATTATAATAATGACTTCAAATGTGGGTGTTAATGAACTTAAAGACCAAAAATTTGTAGGTTTTGCAGGTAGTGAATCGATTAAAAATGATTACAAAAATATCCAAAATACAATGATGGAAGCATTAAAAAAACAATACAGACCAGAGTTTTTAAATCGTATTGATGATATAGTAGTCTTCAAATCTTTAGAAAAGGAAGAACTTGAAAAAATATCTTTATTGATGATAGAAGGTTTATCAAAACGACTTAAAGATAAAGATATTGAAATCAAATTAACTAGAAAAGCCCTTGATAAAATTATTGAAGATGGTAGTATCAAAGAATACGGAGCTAGACCTCTAAGAAGAAGTTTACAAAAAAATATTGAAGATTTACTAAGTGAAGAAATATTAAAAAATCCTGACTTGTCAGGGGCAGTAAATATAGATTATAAAAAAAATAAATTTGTTGTTAAACAAAAATAG
- the radA gene encoding DNA repair protein RadA, with translation MAKKISTKYECDACGYQSIKYLGKCPNCNKWGSMEEVKEVKISDKHRTYMPEENSKATVAVEKLKNISTQDVPRTLTDSNELNRVLGGGIVPGSLILIGGDPGIGKSTLLLQISSYLADKSDVVYVSGEESVRQVKVRADRMKVSTDELYVYSQTDLNLIYEIIKKIKPKFLVIDSIQTVYNPNLENSPGSITQVRECTQQLMKIAKNLNIAIFIVGHVTKEGTIAGPKMLEHMVDTVLYFEGEEHHFYRILRAVKNRFGSTNELGIFEMQSSGLVDMDNPSQIFLEERSKELSGASIVGIMEGTRPLLVEIQSLTTPTAFNNPRRISSGLEYNKLVLLMAVLEKKAAYLLQQQDVYVKVAGGVKIDDPAVDLGVLVAVASSFKDVAINMYDCFIGEVGLTGEIRRVSRIEQRIAEAKKHGFKRIFVPYGNKKGIEFPSDVEILPIRNINECLDIIFKNTF, from the coding sequence ATGGCAAAAAAAATTTCAACAAAATATGAATGTGATGCGTGTGGTTATCAAAGTATAAAATATTTAGGAAAATGCCCCAACTGTAATAAATGGGGCTCTATGGAAGAAGTAAAAGAAGTAAAAATCAGCGATAAGCACAGAACATATATGCCAGAAGAAAATTCTAAGGCAACTGTTGCGGTAGAAAAATTAAAAAATATTTCAACACAAGATGTACCTAGAACTCTAACTGATAGCAATGAATTAAATAGAGTTTTAGGTGGTGGAATTGTCCCAGGTTCACTTATATTGATAGGGGGAGATCCAGGTATAGGCAAATCAACCTTATTACTACAAATTTCATCTTATCTTGCTGATAAATCTGATGTCGTATATGTTTCTGGTGAAGAATCTGTAAGGCAGGTAAAGGTTCGTGCCGATAGAATGAAAGTTAGTACGGATGAATTATATGTCTATTCACAAACTGACTTAAATCTTATATATGAAATAATAAAAAAAATAAAACCAAAATTTTTAGTTATTGATTCTATACAAACAGTCTATAATCCAAATTTAGAAAATTCTCCTGGTAGTATCACCCAAGTTCGTGAGTGTACACAACAACTTATGAAAATTGCTAAAAATTTAAATATAGCAATATTTATAGTTGGGCATGTAACAAAAGAAGGAACGATAGCTGGACCTAAAATGTTAGAACACATGGTAGATACAGTTTTATACTTTGAAGGAGAAGAACACCACTTTTATAGAATTTTAAGAGCAGTAAAAAATCGTTTTGGCTCTACCAACGAACTTGGAATTTTTGAAATGCAAAGTTCTGGTTTAGTAGATATGGATAATCCTTCCCAAATATTTTTAGAAGAGAGAAGCAAGGAACTATCTGGTGCTTCTATAGTAGGAATTATGGAGGGGACTAGACCACTTTTAGTAGAGATACAATCATTAACTACACCTACAGCCTTTAATAATCCTAGAAGAATTTCATCAGGTTTGGAATATAATAAACTGGTACTGCTTATGGCAGTGTTAGAAAAAAAGGCGGCTTATCTACTGCAACAACAAGATGTTTATGTAAAAGTTGCAGGAGGAGTAAAAATAGATGACCCAGCTGTAGACTTAGGAGTTTTAGTAGCAGTAGCATCTAGTTTTAAAGATGTAGCAATAAATATGTATGATTGTTTTATAGGAGAAGTAGGTCTTACAGGAGAAATAAGGAGAGTCAGTAGAATAGAACAACGTATTGCTGAAGCTAAAAAACATGGTTTTAAAAGAATATTTGTTCCATACGGTAACAAAAAAGGTATAGAATTTCCAAGTGATGTGGAAATTCTACCTATAAGAAATATTAATGAATGTTTAGATATAATATTTAAAAATACATTTTAG
- the rpsI gene encoding 30S ribosomal protein S9, producing the protein MAQVEYRGTGRRKSSVARVRLVPGTGKVTINDREMREYLPLESLVLDLMQPFEKTSTTGNYDVLVNVHGGGYTGQAQAIRHGVARALLEVNPEYRKDLKPAGLLTRDPRMKERKKYGLKGARRAPQFSKR; encoded by the coding sequence ATGGCACAAGTAGAATACCGCGGTACAGGACGCCGTAAAAGTTCAGTAGCACGTGTAAGATTAGTACCAGGAACTGGGAAAGTAACTATCAACGATAGAGAAATGCGTGAATACTTACCATTAGAATCTTTAGTATTAGATTTAATGCAACCATTTGAAAAAACATCAACTACAGGAAACTATGACGTATTAGTTAACGTTCATGGTGGAGGATATACAGGTCAAGCTCAAGCAATTCGTCACGGAGTAGCTCGTGCTTTGTTGGAAGTAAACCCAGAATATCGTAAAGATTTAAAACCAGCTGGTTTACTAACTCGTGACCCTCGTATGAAAGAACGTAAAAAATATGGTCTTAAAGGTGCACGTCGTGCCCCACAATTTTCAAAACGTTAA
- the smpB gene encoding SsrA-binding protein SmpB, producing the protein MSEIKIIASNKKANHDYFIEDTFEAGMALTGTEIKSIRRCRINLKDSYCQVRNGEVFAYNIYISHFEEGNRFNHEPLRVRKLLLKKKQISILSENQSILGVSIIPLKLYIKNGYAKLLIGLAKGKKNYDKRNSLKKKEASREINRVLKEKQKY; encoded by the coding sequence ATGTCAGAAATAAAAATAATAGCCAGTAACAAAAAAGCTAATCATGATTATTTTATAGAAGATACATTTGAAGCTGGAATGGCACTTACTGGAACTGAGATAAAATCTATAAGAAGATGCAGAATAAATTTAAAAGATTCTTATTGCCAAGTAAGAAATGGAGAAGTATTTGCTTACAATATTTATATTTCGCATTTTGAAGAAGGAAATAGATTTAATCATGAACCACTTAGAGTAAGAAAATTACTTTTAAAGAAAAAACAAATATCTATATTATCAGAAAATCAATCTATTTTAGGTGTTAGCATAATTCCTCTAAAACTTTATATAAAAAATGGTTATGCAAAATTATTAATAGGCCTAGCAAAGGGTAAAAAAAATTACGATAAGCGTAATAGTTTAAAGAAAAAAGAAGCAAGTAGAGAAATAAATCGAGTTTTAAAGGAAAAACAAAAATATTAA
- the secG gene encoding preprotein translocase subunit SecG, translating to MHTFLIALSIISSILIIIVVMLQESKSGGLSGLTGGAEELFGKQKVRGVELVLQRITVVLAFIFFVSLLCLTWFNI from the coding sequence ATGCATACTTTTTTAATCGCATTATCAATAATAAGTAGCATTTTAATTATAATAGTTGTAATGTTACAAGAAAGTAAGTCAGGCGGTTTATCTGGGCTTACAGGTGGAGCAGAAGAATTATTTGGAAAACAAAAAGTAAGGGGAGTGGAATTAGTTTTACAGAGAATAACAGTAGTTCTTGCTTTTATTTTTTTCGTATCATTACTTTGCCTTACTTGGTTTAATATTTAA
- the rnr gene encoding ribonuclease R — protein sequence MKEKIIQLFKEYKILDIEKIKEKLYIEDSKSFVDLIKNIEELTRKKLIIQIKNEKFIYTAESLNLVGTIKVNTNGFAFVYCDELLGEVYISKNFLNSSMTDDKVEIKIDNFYSGDKNLEGKVVNILERNTKYTVGTLIKAKLFSYVKSDDKNINKYIKIKDNNIKNLDEGSKVLVEITNYSKENIDEHQGLIIKYIGHKDEPGIDILSTVYKHQIPVDFPVEINEELDKIKDDVELDNKYIDCRDELVVTIDGEDSKDLDDAISVKKISKGYKLKVFIADVSKYVTEESFLDKEAQNRGCSVYLLDRVIPMLPRKLSNGICSLNPNVDRYTICCEIIFNDNADVENYDIYPALINSKGRLTYNKVNETYENIEDSLLEYKKYISMLNVALELSKKIRNNREKRGAIDFDKAESKIIVDEMGKVQDVILRERGQAEKMIEDFMLSANEVIAEHFYWLETPFIYRIHEEPKIEKLRQFFDLATSFGYREKKLNIKEIEPYVLANMLEKFRGKNVEQMLSTILLRTMNQARYSSINTGHFALSAKYYTHFTSPIRRYPDLLVHRMIRSYIFNGDISSNNKEHFEKILPELAQKSSLCEKRAVDCEREVERIKKCEYMLNHQDQVYDGIISSVTRFGVFVTLANMIEGLCHIKSLASDYFEFDEKNIMLIGRRTSKIYRIGDRVGVKVENVDLENQNIDFKIIRHTEFYKKKKKNIKTKTKIKTKRKRT from the coding sequence ATGAAAGAAAAAATTATACAATTATTCAAAGAATACAAAATTTTAGATATAGAAAAAATCAAAGAAAAATTATACATAGAAGATTCAAAAAGTTTTGTAGACCTAATTAAAAATATAGAAGAACTTACAAGAAAAAAATTAATTATCCAAATAAAAAATGAAAAATTTATTTATACAGCAGAATCTTTAAATTTAGTTGGTACAATAAAAGTAAATACAAATGGTTTTGCATTTGTTTATTGTGATGAATTATTAGGAGAAGTTTATATATCTAAAAATTTTTTAAATTCGTCTATGACTGACGATAAAGTAGAAATAAAAATTGATAATTTTTATAGTGGCGATAAAAATTTAGAAGGAAAAGTAGTTAATATTTTAGAAAGAAATACAAAATACACAGTTGGAACATTAATAAAAGCAAAATTATTTTCTTATGTAAAAAGTGACGATAAGAATATAAATAAATACATTAAGATAAAAGATAATAATATTAAAAATTTAGATGAGGGTTCTAAAGTTTTAGTAGAAATAACAAATTATTCTAAGGAAAATATTGACGAACATCAAGGTCTTATAATTAAATATATAGGCCATAAAGATGAACCTGGAATAGATATATTGTCGACAGTTTACAAACACCAAATTCCTGTTGATTTTCCCGTAGAAATAAATGAGGAATTGGACAAAATAAAAGATGATGTAGAATTAGATAATAAATATATAGATTGTAGAGATGAATTAGTTGTTACCATAGACGGAGAAGATTCAAAAGATTTAGATGATGCAATTTCTGTTAAAAAAATAAGTAAGGGTTATAAACTTAAAGTTTTTATAGCAGATGTTAGTAAATATGTAACTGAAGAAAGTTTTTTAGATAAGGAAGCGCAAAATAGGGGTTGTAGTGTTTATCTTCTAGATAGAGTTATACCCATGTTACCTAGAAAATTGTCTAACGGTATTTGTTCTTTGAATCCAAATGTAGATAGATATACTATTTGTTGTGAAATTATTTTTAATGATAATGCTGATGTTGAAAATTATGATATTTATCCAGCCCTTATAAATTCAAAAGGTAGATTAACTTATAATAAGGTAAATGAAACATACGAAAATATTGAAGATAGCTTGCTAGAGTATAAAAAATATATTTCTATGTTAAATGTAGCTCTTGAATTATCAAAGAAAATTAGAAATAATAGAGAAAAAAGAGGAGCTATAGATTTTGACAAGGCAGAATCAAAAATCATAGTAGATGAAATGGGCAAAGTTCAAGATGTGATTTTACGAGAGAGGGGACAAGCAGAAAAAATGATTGAAGACTTCATGCTTAGTGCTAATGAAGTTATAGCTGAACATTTTTACTGGTTAGAAACGCCTTTTATTTATAGAATACATGAAGAACCTAAAATTGAAAAATTAAGACAATTTTTTGACTTAGCTACAAGTTTTGGATATAGGGAAAAAAAACTTAATATAAAAGAAATAGAGCCCTATGTTCTAGCTAATATGCTAGAAAAATTTAGGGGTAAAAATGTTGAACAGATGCTATCAACTATTTTACTTAGAACTATGAACCAAGCAAGGTATTCGAGTATAAATACAGGACATTTTGCCCTTTCTGCTAAATACTATACTCACTTCACATCGCCAATAAGACGCTATCCTGATTTACTAGTTCATAGAATGATAAGAAGTTATATTTTCAATGGAGATATTAGTTCTAACAACAAAGAACATTTTGAAAAAATTCTTCCTGAATTAGCCCAAAAAAGCTCCTTATGTGAGAAAAGGGCAGTAGACTGCGAAAGAGAAGTAGAGAGAATAAAAAAATGTGAATATATGTTAAATCACCAAGACCAAGTATATGACGGTATAATATCTTCGGTTACTAGGTTTGGCGTTTTTGTAACTTTAGCAAATATGATTGAAGGATTATGTCATATAAAATCTCTGGCATCTGATTATTTTGAATTTGACGAAAAAAATATTATGCTAATTGGTAGACGAACAAGTAAAATATACAGAATAGGCGATAGGGTAGGGGTTAAGGTTGAGAATGTTGATTTAGAAAATCAAAATATAGATTTTAAAATTATAAGGCACACAGAATTTTACAAAAAGAAAAAGAAAAATATAAAAACAAAAACAAAAATAAAAACAAAAAGAAAGAGAACATAG
- a CDS encoding L-lactate permease codes for MDKFTQLLQPVADNIYISALVALIPIVYYLVALAGFKLKAWVTGLTTLIVAIVIAIVFFKMPAGFAVMSSLQGIVYGIIPIGWIILTSVFLYKMTVKTGHFNIIRDSVTSLTDDRRIQALLIAFSFGAFLEGAAGFGAPVAITAALLVGLGFKPLYAAGICLLANTAPVAFGAVGVPVTAIGNLTTYADGSPIPATDIARMIGHQLPLVSIFIPFYLVFVMAGFKKTIEILPALLVSGGSFALAQFLSASFMGPELPDIVSSLFSLICTVILLKFWKPKTTWKFSDEPKQSITQVKHSNKDIFIAWAPFVVLVFTIFVWTLAPVKAFFKNFVLHPAVPLIHNNIINSVSHKAVAAEFKLDILGATGTAILTAAIIGKFIIKISWKDTFATFVETFREIRLALLTICFVVGFAYVMNASGMTNTLGSALAATGKAFAFFSAALGWTGVFITGSDTSANLLFAKLQQVTAQQTGMDPLLAVAANASGGVTGKMISPQSIAVAAASVGLVGKEPEILRFTVKHSIILLLMVCCLVYLQSTGLLSWMIPVHP; via the coding sequence ATGGATAAATTTACACAGTTATTACAGCCAGTAGCAGATAATATTTATATCTCTGCATTAGTAGCACTTATACCTATTGTTTATTACTTAGTAGCGTTGGCTGGATTTAAATTAAAAGCTTGGGTTACAGGCTTAACAACTTTAATAGTAGCAATAGTTATAGCTATTGTATTCTTCAAAATGCCAGCAGGTTTTGCTGTTATGTCATCACTACAAGGTATAGTTTATGGTATTATACCTATTGGTTGGATAATTTTGACATCAGTATTCCTTTATAAGATGACGGTAAAAACTGGACACTTTAACATAATACGAGACAGTGTTACTTCATTAACAGATGATCGTAGAATACAAGCATTACTTATTGCATTCTCATTCGGGGCCTTCTTAGAAGGAGCCGCAGGATTTGGAGCACCAGTTGCTATTACAGCAGCTTTATTAGTAGGTTTAGGATTTAAACCTTTGTATGCGGCTGGTATCTGTCTTTTAGCTAATACTGCACCAGTTGCTTTCGGAGCTGTTGGTGTTCCCGTAACTGCTATAGGTAACTTAACTACTTATGCTGATGGTAGTCCTATTCCAGCAACTGATATAGCTAGAATGATTGGACATCAATTACCTTTAGTTTCTATATTCATACCATTTTACTTAGTATTTGTAATGGCAGGATTTAAAAAAACAATTGAAATTTTGCCAGCACTGTTAGTTTCAGGCGGTTCTTTTGCTTTGGCACAATTTCTAAGTGCTAGTTTTATGGGACCTGAATTACCAGATATTGTTTCATCTTTATTTTCATTAATCTGTACAGTTATACTACTTAAATTCTGGAAGCCGAAGACTACTTGGAAGTTTTCAGATGAACCAAAACAAAGTATAACTCAGGTTAAACACTCTAATAAAGATATATTTATAGCTTGGGCACCTTTTGTAGTGCTTGTATTTACTATCTTTGTTTGGACTTTAGCACCTGTTAAAGCATTCTTTAAAAATTTTGTATTGCATCCAGCGGTACCATTAATTCATAATAATATTATTAACTCTGTATCACACAAGGCTGTTGCGGCAGAGTTTAAACTTGATATTCTAGGAGCGACTGGGACTGCAATATTAACAGCGGCTATAATCGGTAAGTTTATTATAAAAATTTCTTGGAAAGATACTTTTGCTACATTTGTTGAAACATTTAGAGAAATTAGATTAGCCTTATTAACAATTTGTTTCGTAGTAGGATTTGCCTATGTTATGAATGCTTCTGGTATGACTAATACTTTAGGAAGTGCCTTAGCAGCAACAGGAAAAGCATTTGCTTTCTTCTCAGCAGCTTTAGGTTGGACAGGGGTATTTATAACAGGTTCAGATACTTCAGCAAACTTACTATTTGCAAAATTACAACAAGTTACAGCACAACAAACAGGTATGGATCCATTATTAGCTGTGGCGGCTAACGCTTCTGGTGGTGTAACAGGTAAAATGATTTCGCCACAATCAATCGCAGTTGCAGCGGCATCTGTTGGTCTTGTAGGTAAAGAACCAGAAATACTAAGATTTACTGTTAAACACAGTATAATTTTACTATTAATGGTTTGTTGCTTAGTATACTTACAATCAACTGGACTATTAAGCTGGATGATACCAGTTCACCCATAA
- the rplM gene encoding 50S ribosomal protein L13, producing MRQTYMAKPSTVEKKWYVIDAEGQTLGRLSSEVASILRGKHKPTYTPHIDTGDNVIIINAEKVVLTGRKLTDKIYRRHTMHPGGLKERTAGIMLEKYPEELLELSIKGMLPKNTLGRAQGMKLHVYRGAEHPHAAQKPEKYELRG from the coding sequence ATGCGTCAAACTTATATGGCTAAGCCATCAACTGTAGAAAAAAAATGGTATGTTATAGATGCTGAAGGACAAACTTTAGGTCGTTTATCATCAGAAGTTGCATCAATACTTAGAGGTAAACATAAACCTACTTATACACCTCATATTGATACTGGAGATAATGTTATAATTATCAATGCTGAAAAAGTTGTGTTAACTGGTAGAAAATTAACTGATAAAATTTACCGTCGCCACACAATGCACCCAGGTGGATTAAAAGAAAGAACTGCTGGTATTATGTTAGAAAAATATCCAGAAGAACTTTTAGAATTATCTATTAAAGGTATGCTACCAAAAAATACTTTGGGTAGAGCACAAGGAATGAAACTTCACGTTTATCGTGGAGCAGAACATCCGCATGCAGCACAAAAACCAGAAAAATATGAATTACGTGGATAA
- a CDS encoding PIN/TRAM domain-containing protein, with translation MLRKIIIIISGLIGITIGTLSANALINNNIFNDIFNNTILRIITITVITLIFILMSLLFSGTLVAVLKSAEDKIAKIPMSKVVFTTLGLILGLLVATLLTTATVSIVSISWLASIISAFFYVIFGYLGFIIGYRRSTEVLNIFISKLITQKPKNEKKLSKNIGFLDKVVDTSALIDSRIHDIAKTGFLEGKIIVTEFVLKELQLISDSEDPLKRAKGRLGLDCVEYLQNIKEIELLVDNSYKYKEHSPVDDLLITYAHKYNCAIITTDYNLNKIATVQSIRVLNVNDLSNAVKPILSSGEKINVHIQREGKENNQGVAYTDDGTMIVVENGKEHLGKNIDVEVQSILQTSSGRIIFTKII, from the coding sequence ATGCTAAGAAAAATTATAATAATAATATCTGGTTTAATAGGTATAACAATAGGGACACTTTCAGCTAATGCACTTATTAACAATAATATTTTTAATGATATTTTTAACAATACCATTCTTAGAATTATCACTATAACTGTTATTACACTGATTTTTATTTTAATGTCTTTATTATTTTCTGGTACATTAGTAGCAGTATTAAAAAGTGCTGAAGATAAAATAGCAAAAATTCCAATGTCAAAAGTTGTTTTTACAACTCTGGGTTTAATTTTAGGTCTATTAGTCGCAACTTTACTAACAACAGCAACGGTTTCAATAGTTTCTATATCTTGGTTAGCATCTATAATATCAGCATTTTTCTATGTGATCTTTGGTTATTTAGGATTTATTATAGGATATAGAAGAAGTACAGAGGTACTTAATATATTTATTTCAAAATTAATTACGCAAAAGCCAAAAAATGAAAAAAAATTATCTAAAAATATAGGTTTTTTAGATAAAGTAGTAGATACAAGTGCCTTAATAGATTCTCGCATACACGACATAGCCAAGACAGGATTTTTAGAAGGAAAAATAATTGTAACAGAATTTGTTTTAAAGGAATTACAATTAATTTCGGATTCAGAAGACCCACTAAAAAGAGCCAAGGGAAGGTTGGGACTTGATTGTGTTGAATATTTACAAAATATCAAAGAAATTGAATTACTTGTAGATAATTCATATAAGTATAAAGAACATTCACCAGTAGATGATTTATTAATTACTTATGCACATAAATATAATTGTGCAATCATAACAACAGACTACAATTTAAACAAGATAGCAACGGTACAATCAATAAGAGTATTAAATGTTAATGACTTATCGAATGCAGTCAAGCCAATTTTAAGTTCTGGAGAAAAAATTAATGTTCATATTCAACGTGAAGGAAAAGAAAATAATCAGGGTGTAGCCTATACAGATGACGGAACTATGATAGTAGTAGAAAATGGTAAAGAACATTTAGGAAAAAATATCGATGTTGAAGTTCAAAGTATTTTACAAACATCCTCTGGTAGAATTATATTTACAAAAATTATATAG